CCTTAAGCGCATGATGATACTCCTTTTGATCTGCACTGATCATGCGCTCGTTCACACGTAACGCCTTGTGACAGACGCCAATGAAATCGCTGCAAAGAGTACGTACATTATTAACAATTCACAGCAGAGCATATCGATTAGTTGATCTACCGAAATACATCCTTTAAGTCGTCGACACGATCCAGTGAAAAGTTATTGATCACCTTGGCATCAAGGAAAGCATGGGCATATGCCAAAGGACCTGCATTCACTGTAACTGCCACGCTGCCCTGCAAACGCAGCTGCAGCTTTTTTACATCCGCTGGCGGCAATATAATTTCCTCCAGCTCTGAAACCTTTGATTGCATCTCATCGATGGCCACCTCAATGGGGCTCAGCTCGATAATCTCACGGGATTTGACGGGTATGCGTTTCAGCACATAGGGAAATGAATATTGGGCTGCCAAGTGAAAGAAAAATCAAGTAAGCTGAGATCAAATTGAATACTTTATTATGAACTCACTCTTGATGACTGTCTTGCGTTTCCATTGTTCCTCTACGCTACCTCGTGCTGCGCCCGATTGGGTGAACGGTGTCTCGTACATGAACGTGTCCACGTCATGGTTCTGCTCAAATTCATTGAGTCGCTGATCGAGTTCGTCCTTGCTGAAGAACGGTATCACATGCGTCACCTGTATGTAAGCCAGTTTGGTATCGAGTTCGTCAACTTTTACCTGTAAGAAGACAACAGAATTAGTTGAATGCTACCTATGTAGATGGCGCCACTACACACCATCAAAGTTGCtttgagaaaaataatatgaacGCTAGATGGCGACTCTGAGATCAACGTAGCAACTTTTGAGTTTTTTCGGATTACTTAAGCCAAATATTCTTGCTTTTCGATaagtaaaaatacaacataaaacaataattgtaaacataatttatataaatcgcaaatacaaatagttaACCATTTGCATGCTGACAGAGTGTGCAAGCAGTTCCAAATTACGTTACCAGTTTTCTTTAATCTTTAATTCGTTTTAAAATGGATTTTAGTGGTCCAATGCATCAGCAATACCTCAAGGACTTCATACACTCACTGCAATCGGGCAGCGAGGACAGTCACAGTCTAAGCGAATCCTCGCTCAATCCAAATGCTGCAGAGTTCGTGCCCTCGTATATGAAATGCAACGAGGAGTTTGCTCCTTGCAAAGTGACTTCTTGCCCGGCAAAGAAATGCGACGAATTAACAACGTCGACGACAACGCTGGTCAAAGAAGAGGTTATCGGCGATGCCCAGCACATCACACGCCAGGAGGTCCAATGCCGCATTCAGCGACAACTATTCCATTTGATGGGTGAAATCGGCAATCTCGATATTCCCATCGAGGCCATGCATTTCAGCCTGATCCCAAATGCGCAGGGCATCAATGTGCAGTTTCTGATACCGAGTCGCAGCAGTAGGCTGCAGTTCGATGAGAAGCTGTGTCAGGCATCCGCATCCGGACTATTTGTCGAAATTGGACAACACGGGACATTGGCTAAGGCTGGGCATCCGTTAGCTATTCAATTTCTAAACGCCATGTGCGAGACTCTCAAAAGGGACAGCAAATACCCAACTCAAGCCAAGGAGCCGACGATCTGTCCCCGATGTACAGCTCTACCGAAAAAGAACAGCTACACCGAGCTGGAGATTGAGCGTCAGATCGAGGATATCAAGGCGTTTGAGCGGCTGATTAAAGATGATGGCGGTACACGCTATCAGGAAGCATTCAAGGAGCTGTGCAACAAGCTGGGACTGACAACACCTGAGGAGCAATTGCTCAATTCCGGCATTGCTGCAGCAGTTCCCGCAGAGCAGCCCAAAACCGAGGTCTGTGCCGATGAGGGTAAAATGTCGCCGAACGAGGACGAAGAGGAATCCTATGACTGGGATTCATTTACGCCGGATTTTGATCCCATGCAAATCTATAGACTGACAGCAGGTGAAGACGACACCCATATGCAGCTGAACCAAGCGCAGCAGGAACAAATCTGCTCGACCAATAACAACGATCAGCTAAATCAGCCGCCTAGCATGCCAGCCATGTCTATTACAACCACTGCCACTACCACAAACCTGTCCTCTGCCTATCCCAAACTCTACAAAGTGAGCGCTCAGCTGAAGAACTCCAATTTGCAGTCTCGCAAGACCATCTTGCACAAGGAAAAGGAGAGCAAATTACAACGCTATCGCTACAGTTCGCCAGTGCGAAATGGCTTGACCACGGCCACAATGACCAAGAAGCTTCCGGAGCCCCTTTATGTGAGCGGCAGCAGAGCCAAGACGCTACCTGCAAAAACAGGTATAGTCAAGAGCGAGCTAGCTGGTAGCCAGGTTTTCAAAACGCCTAACAAGGTGGCCAAACATCATCCGGATACGTAAGTTGAAATTCCAAAGATGAAGTGACTTAACTAATCTATTCTCATACACTAGCAAGCACAACAAGGCAGCCACCTTAGAACGTTCTTTGGCCAGCGGAACAGTGCAAACTCCCAGTCCCAAACAGACCGCAGCTACAGCTACATCTGCTCCACGAGTTGTTGTCCCACGCAGCACCCATGCCTCCCAGATGCGTCAATCGGAGGTGAAACGCGTAAGTCTATTGCAATTACTTTCGAACCATATCATATTCTCTCATTTGCTCCCCTAGCGCTTGAGTCTAATGCGCGGCGATGACAGCGACGTCCAATTCAATGAGTATCTGTTCAAATAAGTCACTTACGCTTCGTGGTTTGTTGCACACTTTCAGTTCAAAAGCATTATTGTAAACATTTATTCgaacccacaaaaaaaaattgttaaaatgcAGTTTTTCTGTGAACTGAATAATGTTAAGTATGGAATCAGAAAACAGAAACGTGGTCAAGTTTTTGGGAAAATGTCTTAGAGATAATTATAACAAGCACACTTCAGTAAATAAACTTGTGATATtacaataattgaattaagctTAAAATCTAGGAATCTTCAAATAGGTTGGTAAGTGAAGACCAAATCAAGCAAGCTGAGTGTTATGTCGattgattaaaaaattctaacatattttgtaatgAATCTCTTATAAGTTACGACCTTTGTCAGATTTTTGTTAGGAAAATTTTGTTAAGAAAATTATCTCAATATccgaaaattttaaataattacaagtaatacatatttgaactcttgaaaaattgaaaatcttttGCACATACCGGTGATGAATCCATAATTAGTTTAACAACATCGGCGCCAAACTTTTCCTTATACTGCTTGGCCAAGCGCTCTGAGATTTCACTAAGAGACGTCAACTTGGGCTCTTTGTAGACATACTCAATAGCGTGGTCCTCCTCGAAATACATCTACAAATAGTTTAGGTCAATAAATTTGAAGCACATATACAGACTTAAAAGTAATCTTACCATGCCATAGAACACAACTCGATAGAAGCGACCCAGCATTCGCTTCCCAGAGCGATTGACCTCGACGATCTTGTTGTAGGCTTGCGTGAGATGCTCGTAACAGTGAGCCAACTCGATGAAGCTGCGGGCACGCTCATAGATGGGCAGTATGAGCTTGTAGAGCTCACCGAGGCACTCAAAACGTTCAGCTCGATCGAGAAAATCGGCGCATTGCTTC
This window of the Drosophila albomicans strain 15112-1751.03 chromosome 2L, ASM965048v2, whole genome shotgun sequence genome carries:
- the LOC127565110 gene encoding uncharacterized protein LOC127565110; protein product: MDFSGPMHQQYLKDFIHSLQSGSEDSHSLSESSLNPNAAEFVPSYMKCNEEFAPCKVTSCPAKKCDELTTSTTTLVKEEVIGDAQHITRQEVQCRIQRQLFHLMGEIGNLDIPIEAMHFSLIPNAQGINVQFLIPSRSSRLQFDEKLCQASASGLFVEIGQHGTLAKAGHPLAIQFLNAMCETLKRDSKYPTQAKEPTICPRCTALPKKNSYTELEIERQIEDIKAFERLIKDDGGTRYQEAFKELCNKLGLTTPEEQLLNSGIAAAVPAEQPKTEVCADEGKMSPNEDEEESYDWDSFTPDFDPMQIYRLTAGEDDTHMQLNQAQQEQICSTNNNDQLNQPPSMPAMSITTTATTTNLSSAYPKLYKVSAQLKNSNLQSRKTILHKEKESKLQRYRYSSPVRNGLTTATMTKKLPEPLYVSGSRAKTLPAKTGIVKSELAGSQVFKTPNKVAKHHPDTKHNKAATLERSLASGTVQTPSPKQTAATATSAPRVVVPRSTHASQMRQSEVKRRLSLMRGDDSDVQFNEYLFK